The region AATgtatcaaaatattaattatttattaacataattgcctaatattcttattttatatttaaggtataatattattagtacaaaaataaattatcatttccttcttttgagtaattattatgatatttttatggcttttttttatacttgccattataaagtataattgattttgtactaatattatatttatatatatatatatatatatatatatatatatattagtacaaaataaattattcatgtgttaataattgcctaataattattatggtaattctcatcaccTACTCCCCCATGCATGTGGTTTTTCTGATTATTTTATGACAAtctatatacatttttatacttaagtataatattatttgcACAAGATAAATTATAGTTATCTTTTCTTTAGGTGCAAATACTTAActtaacaattaaatattaatataattacctaatttttatttattgtaatcattatggtaattctcattcccttcttccgtgtaattatttaagtaatatatataaaagtataatattattataattataattaaagaataattgaataattgttTTGACATTGATGTACTATAATTAttcaacttatatatatatatatatatatatatatatatatataaaattttcctaatataatttctatctaattgattttgagactaatatataaatcattacatttcaagatttttttttaccttaccttaattcatcatttttcattgtatCTCTTGCTTTTTTCAACTGCATAATAGAACTCTACCCATATTGGTTCTTACTTTCGTTTTACTCAATGGAATAAATGCCTAATGTACTGCTTAGACAATTACGGTACGATTGATTCGATTGTACGGGGTGTTAGGGTTAAAAgattgagataatttttttttgttttgtcgaaaacaattttaataagctgctataaataaatatatatatatattggtttatttcattagactttttatttattcatttatttattgtattttatttatttatttatttagattagatgactaaaataatagcaatgattatcttttaaatgtatctatattaaatgacatgcatacaatatatatatatatcgatgcATATTACtggcatattttatgtatgtgtaatttgcataattatgtttatattctaggcacatttgatttatttaaattcaaatgttttaaaatcacgtgttgtatttaataacataatattttataatatgtttttttggtaaaatattgtgaCAATCAATCtatacaagcaattcaatattaaaagagaacaaatattatattgagtgatatttttacactaatcacataataaaataattgtacacgttctagaatttttattattattctatctttaattttattatctaaatatataatttaaaatatttatccgtgcatcgcatgggTAATTGACCAAGTATTTGCTTGAACAAGCAaagataacattagaaaacataatcgatccaaccattttcatcatttgcactatataatattgatgttataatttatataattatatatcgatataaatattcttaaaacattataacaaaattcattccgtgcaacgtacgggcaaaaatactagttatcataataatattataggatggataattaataaaataataaaataataaataaataaaataaatgatttgaccaaaatacccctaagttttggggggaaaatttgggaggaggaaattttttatatatatagtatagatttaataaaattaagagCGGGATACCGTTATCCTCCGCCCTCTACCTGTCCAACTAGTGCGTCATCTGGCGTTTATCGGCCACGCGCCTTGACATACATATTCCGGAGAAAACAATCTCTCCGGAGCATGCTTATTCCCCCTCTCCTCCGTCCCTTCTACCCTCCTTTGTCTCCCTTTCTCCCTCTCTTTCTCCTAACTTGATGGAATTAGTTCCACTCCTTAAGGGAATTGCTTATTGACCTTCTCGGTTTAAGTCGGTTATTAGCTATAtgtcatatttaatatttcattttatacctTAGGACAAAGTTgtctataatttatttataagacaCCCCTTACCTCTCACAAAAatggatttttttaataaaaaaaagtgaaaataattttttttttgaaaaggaaaataaaataatttttttaactcttagaaaagcaagaaaaatatgaaaaattagctattaatttcatacttaatattttataagcctttattaattttgatgtattttcaaagaattaaaaataattaaatattgtgtTAAAAATCTTATTGAAATTTATGACATAAGGATAATTTAGGTgtgatttttgaaattttttaaaaagataatttAAAGATAATACATTTTTACTTAGTAAAAGTAGATATTATTTAgatagtattcaaaaagtttGTGTTAGCTATTTACATGCTTCAATTCTTCTTATAAATAGGGGAATACTAAAACAAAAGATTCATTCCATTCCTTTacttttcttattcttctttgCAAAAATGGCATCTTTTCTCACTAGCTTCATGTCACTACTTCTTATCACTATATTTTCTTGCTATTTACCTTTCCATAATGCTTTACAAGTTACATATGATAATCGCGCTCTTAAAATCAATGGTCAAAGAAAATTCATCCTTTCTGGTTCAATTCACTATCCTCGTAGCACGGCTCAAGTATTTCTCAATTTGGTTATTATACTTAAGTAATGTTTtaaatagtttttgtaatgttAATTAtcttaaatttctttatttatatagATGTGGCCTTCTTTGATCAGAAAGGCCAAAGAGGGTGGTCTCAACACGATTGAAACTTATGTTTTCTGGAATGCTCACGAACCTAATTACCGTGAGGTTGGAACTGAaatgttttataattttctttattaatttagaattatttactttagaattatgtgtatacatataattttttaaaattttttacttaATATTGCAGTATGATTTTTCGGGAAATAAAGATTTGATACAGTTTCTCAAGGCAGTACAAAATGAAGGGCTTTACACCATGCTAAGAATAGGTCCATACGTTTGTGCAGAATGGAATTATGGGTAAATTTCAATCTTCATCTTTGCTTCATAAAGATTATAAAGATTGTAATTttttaccttattattattattaaattaaatttcagaGGATTTCCTGTGTGGTTACACAACATGCCAAACATAACTTTCAGAACCAACAATGCAGTATTcaaggtattattattattattattattattattattattattattattattattattattattattattatattgaatttcctatttttaaaaattattattttttgctcAGAGGGAGATGGGAATCTTCACAAAGAAAATTGTAGACATGGTAAAAGGAGAGAAGCTTTTTGGTAGTCAAGGGGGAAATATTATCCTTGCTCAGGTAATGTTTCCATTTTCtgatgttttttaatttttaatcctttttataattatcacctcaaacttaaatatttattattataattttaaaaaatataatcagaTTGAAAATGAGTATGGGAATATCATATGGCACTATggagaagaaggaaagaaatatattaattggTGTGCGGATTTTGCTCTTTCTATGAATATTGGAGTGCCTTGGATCATGTGTCAAGAGGATGATGCTCCAAAAACTatggtaaatttttaatttttaaaattatttttaaaatttttgagtaattatatttaatttttttcaattcctTGGTTTAAAATGCAGATTAATACCTGCAATGGATTTTATTGTGATCAATTCTGGCCTAAGAACAAAAATAACCCTAAGTTTTGGACTGAAAACTGGAGTGGATGGTTAGTATGCTTTAAAtttatgttgtttatttatgtaattaattgAGAATttaaatacattaataattttattattctttaatatGTAATAAGGTTTAAGAATTGGGGTGATGGAAATCCTCACAGACCTGCAGAAGATCTTGCATTTGCAGTTGCTCGTTTTTTCCAATATGGTGGATCTCTACAAAATTACTATATGGTATGATATTGCGTTTTATTGCTCTTTTTACTTTATTGGTTTCTGGTTTAATAACCTAGTTTTTTGTCGGGTAGTATCATGGTGGAACAAACTTTGGAAGGACTTCAGGTGGACCATACATTGCCACAACATACGACTACAATGCTCCCCTCGATGAATATGGTAAAAGCTTTAATTATTAAATCTCAATCTAATTTCAAATCAACTTTTTGATCTTATTTTTTGTAACCCCACGAGGTGTTTTGAGTCTTTCCCTATCCGTTTAACGGTAATGGTACACCCGACTAATCGTCGCTCGCTCGACTTTTTGATCATTGATAATACTATTGTGGGAATGGTTTAGGCAATGTGAACCAGCCAAAGTGGGGGCATCTCAAGGAACTCCATAACCTCTTATACACTTTGGAGGATGTACTTTTGTATGGCAATGCAACCAACACTGATTATGGAAGGATGATGTCTGTAAGTGTTATAATTCATTATATttgttaagtatatatattcttccaatttaatttgttcaaattttatGAATCTAATGACATTTATCATTCTATGTTTTCCAGTCAACCGTGTATGAGTACAAGGAGAAAAGGGTATGTTTCTTAGGAAATGCAAATGACAAAGATGACATATCTATTACCTTTGAAGGCCGAAATTACACTACTCCTGCATGGTCTGTCACAATTCTTCCCGACTGTAAAACTGAAGTTTATAACACAGCTCGGGTGAGTAAAGGCATCAATATAATCTACGTAACATTCCAAAATATAAcctataattttaatatattattttattgggttttttttttctccttatcaTAGGTTAATGTTCAAACCACTCTGATGGTGAAGAAGTTAAGTGAAAAGCCATTGAAATGGTCATATAGGCCTGAAACTGTTATGCATCTCAAGTATGGTGACAATAAACAAAGCTCAGTATTGATTGATGCTCTTGATGCCAAACAATTGTTTGATCAAAAAGTTGTGACAAATGATACTACTGATTATTTGTGGTACATGACCAGGTATATCTTGGAaataatcacaatttttttttatattattatatataagatcACTAATTAATTAGTATTTGTTTTGTTCAGTTTCAAGGTAAATAAAAGCAGTCCAATTATGGGTCAGGAGACTACTCTTCAAATTAATACCAAAAGCCATGTCCTCCATGCCTTTTTAAACAACAAGCATATTGGTAAAAGCTAAGTctcttaatttaaattttttattatttgtaattaataattatttattaattaattatatttttatctctAGGTTCTGAGTGGGCTCAAGGTGGAAAGTATCAATTTTCATTTGAGAGAAATGTGAAACTCCGAGATGACATCAATACAATTTCTTTACTTAGTGAGACTGTCGGACTACCAGTAAGAATTTTTCCATTACAACCatcaaatattctttttttttttttaatttttgtcctAATTGTTGGTTGTGTTTTTTGTTGGTAGAATTATGGGGAGTATTTCGAAAAAGTAGGACAAGGAGTTATTGGACCAGTAAAGATAGTTGAACCAAATGGAGAAGGGTTGGATTTATCAAAAAACACATGGATATATATGGTCGGAATACATGGAATTTCTAAAGGGCTTTACGAACTCGATGACCACAACAAGCTAACATGGCATAAATCTGACTTCCAAACAAACAGAATGTTTATTTGGTACAAGGTAACTTAATCTATATAGTACTCTCTCCATTCTGAgcacacaaatttttaaaaaatcatgtCCTTAGGCCGACAACCAGTTTCCAAGGGGGTCCAAACTGATCCCTGTCTTATGGGGGCCTAACCGACCACTTGAAATTAGGCCAACCGATGAGGCCGAGCTAGGACTGACCATTGAGATCAAGGACTAACCAGTTTTTTAAGGGAGTCCAAACTCCGACCACTTGAAACCATGCAGTCGAACAACGAGTACTAAGAGACCGAGCAACTGCTAAGCTTGtgcttatttattttcttgcaGACATTCTTTAAGACCCCAGCAGGCGAAGACGCTGTTGTCCTGGACTTGACAGGGATGGGGAAGGGAGTTGCATGGGTGAATGGACACAACATTGGTAGATATTGGCCATCCTTCCTTGCCAAACCCAATTGCCCTAAGTGCGACTACCGTGGAACCTATGGCGGCTCAAAATGTGTAACTAATTGCGGACAGCCTTCGCAAAGATGGTACCATGTTCCACGTTCCTTCCTACGTAAAGGCAAAAACCAATTGGTTTTGTTCGAAGAGATGGGCGGTCGTCCTCAAGAAGTGAGTGTCCAAACTGTCGTCCCAGGAACCATATGTGCCAAAGTACAAGAAGGGAAAACATTGGAACTTTCTTGCCAAGGCAAAAAGATGTCAAAGATTAAGTTTGCTAGTTTTGGTGAACCAAAGGGCAGTTGTGGGTCATTTGAAAGAAGTGATTGTGATGCCACAAATGCTATGGCTGTGGTTCAAGGGGCTTGTGTGGGGAAGGAGAAGTGCACTATTAATGTCTCTGAGGGCTTTTTTCCAACTACAACTTGTAGCAAAGACAAATTGAGAAGCCTTGCCATTGAAGCTACTTGTTAGTTAGTGGTTTTGTGGTTAGTGCTTTGGTTTAGGTTATGTTAGATTTGGTGTTTTTTGTCTAGATTTTAGATTCGATTAGACTAGCTTggtctattttatttatatgttttaatttaatatataaaaattattagttaattcaTCATTTTCTCCAATCCGCTGGGCTATTCTCGTGTTACATATAACAGCATCTCCAtctatcaatattttttttgtgatttttggaaCAATGCATAATGATGTGAAGGAATGAAAAgccaagagagagaaaaatgggTTCTGCCAGGAGataaaaaaaccaaacaaaacctCAGTTGATGTAGATGTTCTATGAGCATCCTCATTAATTAGATGGGATTTGTGAGGTGGAAGAGAGAGACAAGGAAGAGATCATGTTTGAGATCTTACAtaatagaaaaattttaaaaaggtgCTTGTTGGGCACGTTAACCAACATTTTTTTcctgttttctttttctgacaatttcttttttttcttcattcttcCTCTTACTTGCActtaaaaatttgtgaaaaaaaacTATACTATTAAGAATGCTCTAATATATTCATCATTTGTTCTATATTCATGTGGAAGTTGGTTAGGTTGTTTTATGCGACTACTTAACACAAGAGTGACAATGACATTAGTGGTAAATTAAAGCATGTACCTAATTAATGTTGTCTAATGAATTGTGATTACGAAAATAGTGCTTgaactctcaaattctactccctTCTTTTGTCACATTAAGTAAAAGTGAAGGAGTATAAAATGAGAGTCCATGTAGTAAAAATCTTATGATTCTCTCAAATTTTGTGACTTTTACTCCCTTGTCACATTAGGGATTAAAATTAGAGAGTAAAAATGAAGTATAAAATGagagtccatgtagtagaacttTTATGATTATTAGGAAATCGGGACTACTTTTCTGCCATCTTTTCTTGTCTAGTTTGACAAATCTCACCACTCATTAGTGCCTCACTCAAGGATACATGGCGTGCATGATTGAATGGTCCACCACATCCAATGAAGTGTAGAGCATCCCTATTTGTGAAGCAATAGTTTTTAACAAAGAGTTCTACTAATACTTTCTTACTTTTACTCCCTGAGGTGCTAAACAGAGATtgattattttcatcatgtggatCCATGTCTACATCAAAAGCATGTAAGAGGGAGTACAAATTGGGAGTATAAAATGAGAGTCTACCAAGTATTTTCCTTTAACAAATGGAAAAAGTTAGTTTTTTAGCAAAACGTTCTCCTGAAAGCATTGATTTttggagattaaaaaaaaaattgtgtctcATCGCCCAACCCAGCCGACACGTGTGTTACATGCGCCCGCTAAAGCATTTCTGAAATTATACctttgcatctttttttttaaaaaaaaaaattgtcaagaatcttttttttttcttttctttttctcttcccttttctctctctctcctagcTACTTGGCTTCctaaaaaccaacaaaaaaccttgactattgaggatgctcttacATGTCtatgctttgttttgttttctccCAAGAGaactttgtattttttttaattgttgaaATGATAGACTTACTGATAATAACATAGACAACTCAACTGgtggggtgaagtttgggagaagagatcAGGGATAAGATAAGTGACAGATAGGTCAGGCATGCCCAACGGCGCCCAGCACATGTTTCTTCCTCGAAAGAACCATACATTATAGGAGGAACTAAATTTTCTTTCACCAACATTCTCTCTCCTCGATGTGGCTATCTTCCCCTCAAAAACTGTAAAAGAACCTTTGATGTAGATGCTCTTATACGTGTTACAAAAATTGACAATACAAATGTAATTCGAGAGAAACTCAACATAGTACAATCTTGCAATaataagaattaataaatgtttAAAAAGTAAGATCTAATCAATTAATTCGTTGAtatatgaatcaaatttaattatttataatttaattatatatgagttgagtttaattaacaaaagttttgatgttttaataaaatggaGCGGGGCTACTTACGTGCACGAGATCATGATCCGAATGACTTTTGATGCTACATGGGTTGATCTCATTATGTTTATGTGTTTTTACGGTGAATGGAACTTTAACATATGTTATTGCCTACAAGCTAAGGGGATTGAGACAAGGTGACACACTCTCTCCATATTTGTTCATTCTTTGTATAGAGCGAGAGGTTATCTCATCTCTTGACCAAAGCAGTCTGGTCTAGCCGAGTATTACCATGTGTGGTAGCGCAAGGTGTTCCAGGAATCTCCCATCTCTTCTTCAATAAGCAGTCTGGTCCAGCCGAGTATCACggcagtcgttatactgtggaccatgggtcatggttgatactgcagttgtgttgaacggatactgtagttgtgttgaaaagatactgtagttgtgttgaatggatactgcaattgtgttgaacggataaatggcctctgttccatgcaactgcagtttcctttcaacacaactgcagtatcttttcaacacaactgcagtatccgttcgacacaactgcagtatcagttatgatcatggtccacaatgcattgtggaccatgatccacaatataatttgcggtatCACGgtctattattttttaaagctGGAGGCGGAGGTTGTTAAGGGATGTCTCCTATGAGCGTATGTTAGGGCAAACGGtaaattttggaaaatcttGTATTATCTTTAGTAGGAATATGGGGGGTCATAATAAGTAAGCGGTGTCAGCTATTTTTGGGGTAAATATTGAGAAATCTTGTATTATCTTTAGTAGGAATCTCATCCCTATTTACAACTGTGtattctaatatattttatcagaCTCAACGTCTTGGGTCAAAAGTTGATAAATAATTATTCCGAATAGACCGGATGGATTGAGAAGGATACaatgatttctttttctttttttttttttaaataacgaGAGAAATCTGCAATTAGTACTTAAGAGGTGTGCAGTAGGCATACAATTATTTCAACAAGTAGAGGAAGGAATTATAAATGGAATCGCTATCATGTTTGTAGAATAGACAAATGTTCATACAATATTAtgtcaaaaaattataacaagtAAAATGGGAAATTTTGGGTGGTCTCAATACTCAAAAGCAAGCTCATGtggaaggtgaattgtcttcatCATCTTTTATGGAGTTGATCATGTGAGCAATCTGGGTCATGTTTGGCCTTTGTTGTGGTGATAAATTTGTGCATTTCAATGCCAATTGTAACATACTCACCATTCTTTCTTCACTGGCACCTTCTGAGACTAAGGCCTTATCAAACACTTCACCTGTCCACTCTTCCCTCACCACTGAATTCACCCACTTAGCCAAATCAACCCCTCTGGTCTGCACCGGCTTCCCGGTTAGCAGCTCCAGCAGAACGACCCCGAAACTATACACATCGCTCTTGAAAGGCGCATACGCGTCTTCTTCTGCTCTGATGCTATCGGGCTGGTTGTCGACGGGCATTAGGCCGTACTCACTAATGCATGCCTCCATGTCTTTGTTCATCAAAATGTTTGAGGATTTTAGGTTTCCATGTGCTATTTTGTCCCCAAGAAGCCCTTCATGCATGAAGGCTAGTCCCCCGGCCACAGTTGCTGCAATGCCTAACCGACTTCCCCACCCGATTTTGGCATCTGGAATCACCACCCGAAAACATGTTAAGAgacccacattgaaaatataagagagaacatagGAGTTTATAAGGTCATAGACTAGACTAACTAATTGATCGCATTCAGTTATAAAAGGTCTTGACTTCAAAAACACTTGGAAATATATAAAACGTATTTTTATCCTTTTCAACTTAATTAATACccaatttgagtatgaataaagGGATTGCCGAAATCTAAAATATTTAAGGGTATTTTTGCCCTTTTCAAATTAAGATCccaatttgagtatgaataGAGGGTTTGATGCCTTAAGGTTGATCCCAATTCGCAATTATTCTCCTCAtcctaccttaatttgaggaggagaactgCAAATTGAgatcgatcttaggacttaaatcactttattcatgctcaaattggaatcttaatttgaaaatgacaaaaatacccttaataatttcatatttcggCATgtcttaaacaaattaaaggagtGACCGGagtgatgaattttggcactaaaataataattggtAGGAATTAAACATGTGAATGAAAACTGTCATTATGCTAATACTCgtgtgggaccaaaattggtatttccTCTATATAAAACATACCATGGAGAAGGTTGAGGAGGCTGCCATTGGGCAGATATTCATAAGCCAGAAGCTTCTCTTGCCTGGAGCAATAATATGCCACAAGTCTCAAAACATTTGGATGGTTCATTTGATTGATCCTCTGCATCCTCTTCTGAAAATCCTCTTTAAGAATGTCCCAACCTCTTATCCTCTTCACCACAAGGTTTACTCCTTTGTCAAGAATCATCACCTTGTAAGCACTCCCATGTTTCCCTTTCCCCAACATTTCGGCCGGGGCCTGAAGCAAGTCCTCGAACCTCAACCCTCCAACGACTAGAGGGCTCGAGAGAATCTCAAACGACGAGGAAACCATCCCACTCTCGACAGATGTGATCGAGTACTCTGACTTTGCCCCTCTCGCCTTGTGCTCTCTTGGTGTGCCAATAGCCCTCTTCCCGGCATTTCCTCCGCCTTTCTGTCTCTTCTTTCGCTTGAATCGTTTGATCAAGCCGAATACTAGTAACAGCACCAGAATTAGGCCTAGAGCAGCGTAGCCTAAGTATGCAAAAAACGACAGACCTTTCGTTTTAGGCTGCAAAGGAGGAGGCGAAGGCGGGGGAGGAGAAGAAGGGCATGGCTTGGAAATCAGCTCTCCACATAGCCCCGGGTTGCCTAAAAAACTATTTCCACTCACATTGCCATTCATTCGAGGAATCGGGCCACTGAAATTGTTATTAGAGACATTAAACTCCCCGAGATTGGAAAAGGCAAATCGCGGGATGTGCCCTCTGAGACGATTGTTCTCCGCCTCAAAAGTTAGCAGACCCGAGATGCTTGACAGGTCTGCAGGCAGCTCACCCGAGAAGGAATTGTTCGATATCACGAGCCTTTTGAGGTTGATTAACCGCGAAATGGAGACAGGAACACTGCCCGTGAAGTTATTCTCGCGAAGATACAAGTGTGTGAGGCTCCCACACTTGGATATATCCTCTGGTAAAGTCCCAATCACAGAGTTTCGATTGAGGCTTAGAACCCCGAGAGCCTGTGCTGCACAAACAGAAGCAGCATCCAAAACTCCACTTAGATTTAAGTGATCAAGAACTATCTTCTTCACAAACTGTGACCCTTTATCACAGCTGATCCCTTTCCATTTGGCTGTGCAGGGATCTGAGCTGAGATTCCACCCGAAATTCTTATCGTTCGGGATCTTCCCGAGCGAAATTCTGTCCATGAACTGGACTAGAGCCTGCCTCACTTGCTCACTCTCTGAGTTTACAGTTACTGATATTTGCAGCAACATTGTGATCATCAAGATTGCCCATATGGGAACTTGATTCATTGTACAAAAAATGGGATTTCGAATTAGGCTCTTCCTTCTTAAGAAGGGGATGTTGATAAGTGTAATAGTCTGCCATTTGGCTGATTACACAAAGAACAAAATCAGAAACTCCAATGGAAAAGGTCATGGCAAATAAGATAGTATAATGCAGAGCCGGCAAGAGGAattgttcttttgttttcttgattGACTCATTGCTTTGATGCCACTGGGATATGGTGCATTCAAATTTGTactccatattttttttcaGGACAATAGAGCAAGATTTTACCAACGATCCTTGGATTTTTACATTTGAAATCTAAAATTGAGGGTAGATTTCAAGTTTTAATTGTGATAATGtaacataacataacataacgggagtgtttggtaaatagttgttagctgattggattaatgagtttgactagttgatagtattagctgattgtagaaatttgtttggtaaattagctgtaagctgtgattacatgcaaaatgactttctcaaaaagctaattgaaaaagttactttgaattttagcattttggagcaataatctattacaaaaaactaattaatcaaacacgattatttaaccaagtcaaacagctattAGTGgacaaataagccaaaattgactgataagctaattacattaccaaacagggtcattcatatttttagttatgttgcATACTGATATAAATTTGATTCTCATATAAAtgtaaaaatcttacatatattttaagtcaaaaattatatttcatttaaactaaatatattcaaaaatattttaaatatagacATAGGCCATTAAATAATCCCGACATACCCAACAATCACTCTTTAAACAGGAAAAAACTTTATCTGCATCCATCATTCAAGCGCtcatcaattaatttttaactgATAAATTGTGAACAAAAACGTAAGATCAGTCTTAACAATAGCAGGTCCTCCCACCAATGTGGAAGCTCCAAATTAACTGGGTATTACAATATACCCTTTAAAGGATGTTTCCTCCCTGAAACAACCAAAACAAGCCAAAAGTGTACACCACAAGAAATTTCAATcatttattttcacttttctACAGTGCACTTGATGGAAAACAAAACCTATCTGCATCATCATGAAAGAACCATTTCacaatgagaaataaattaacaatCTGGCCGACCTTAACAACCAGAAGACTAGGTATTGCAGTTGAAAGAGCCTCCAACACAAGAGTACAACTTCTACAAGACAAACAAAATCCTGGCAATCCTACAATTGTGACCTGTTCCGTCGCCCT is a window of Ipomoea triloba cultivar NCNSP0323 chromosome 11, ASM357664v1 DNA encoding:
- the LOC115996153 gene encoding probable inactive receptor kinase At2g26730; this translates as MDRISLGKIPNDKNFGWNLSSDPCTAKWKGISCDKGSQFVKKIVLDHLNLSGVLDAASVCAAQALGVLSLNRNSVIGTLPEDISKCGSLTHLYLRENNFTGSVPVSISRLINLKRLVISNNSFSGELPADLSSISGLLTFEAENNRLRGHIPRFAFSNLGEFNVSNNNFSGPIPRMNGNVSGNSFLGNPGLCGELISKPCPSSPPPPSPPPLQPKTKGLSFFAYLGYAALGLILVLLLVFGLIKRFKRKKRQKGGGNAGKRAIGTPREHKARGAKSEYSITSVESGMVSSSFEILSSPLVVGGLRFEDLLQAPAEMLGKGKHGSAYKVMILDKGVNLVVKRIRGWDILKEDFQKRMQRINQMNHPNVLRLVAYYCSRQEKLLAYEYLPNGSLLNLLHDAKIGWGSRLGIAATVAGGLAFMHEGLLGDKIAHGNLKSSNILMNKDMEACISEYGLMPVDNQPDSIRAEEDAYAPFKSDVYSFGVVLLELLTGKPVQTRGVDLAKWVNSVVREEWTGEVFDKALVSEGASEERMVSMLQLALKCTNLSPQQRPNMTQIAHMINSIKDDEDNSPST
- the LOC115996152 gene encoding beta-galactosidase 15-like, whose amino-acid sequence is MASFLTSFMSLLLITIFSCYLPFHNALQVTYDNRALKINGQRKFILSGSIHYPRSTAQMWPSLIRKAKEGGLNTIETYVFWNAHEPNYREYDFSGNKDLIQFLKAVQNEGLYTMLRIGPYVCAEWNYGGFPVWLHNMPNITFRTNNAVFKREMGIFTKKIVDMVKGEKLFGSQGGNIILAQIENEYGNIIWHYGEEGKKYINWCADFALSMNIGVPWIMCQEDDAPKTMINTCNGFYCDQFWPKNKNNPKFWTENWSGWFKNWGDGNPHRPAEDLAFAVARFFQYGGSLQNYYMYHGGTNFGRTSGGPYIATTYDYNAPLDEYGNVNQPKWGHLKELHNLLYTLEDVLLYGNATNTDYGRMMSSTVYEYKEKRVCFLGNANDKDDISITFEGRNYTTPAWSVTILPDCKTEVYNTARVNVQTTLMVKKLSEKPLKWSYRPETVMHLKYGDNKQSSVLIDALDAKQLFDQKVVTNDTTDYLWYMTSFKVNKSSPIMGQETTLQINTKSHVLHAFLNNKHIGSEWAQGGKYQFSFERNVKLRDDINTISLLSETVGLPNYGEYFEKVGQGVIGPVKIVEPNGEGLDLSKNTWIYMVGIHGISKGLYELDDHNKLTWHKSDFQTNRMFIWYKTFFKTPAGEDAVVLDLTGMGKGVAWVNGHNIGRYWPSFLAKPNCPKCDYRGTYGGSKCVTNCGQPSQRWYHVPRSFLRKGKNQLVLFEEMGGRPQEVSVQTVVPGTICAKVQEGKTLELSCQGKKMSKIKFASFGEPKGSCGSFERSDCDATNAMAVVQGACVGKEKCTINVSEGFFPTTTCSKDKLRSLAIEATC